The proteins below are encoded in one region of Firmicutes bacterium HGW-Firmicutes-1:
- a CDS encoding M23 family peptidase, protein MKKLTLGLCLIIGLVIISIWMQNKNNLDNQDNSKEMDNLQFQLIIDEISTLIVNDAPQDLPISYELNQTTAYPGDSFAILVTDVKETESFTVTAPFYNEELHFYPYEEGFIGIIPIYAWTTPGQYTILASNSRDELVITLNVEILAKEFDVQYLKVKGSTAAINTSDNSANDQVYFDAARANPIQEKLWDGPFIQPTDGKISTDYCATRYTNDNPTPSRHLAIDIANQTGTPIVASNHGKVVLAKELIITGNTIVIDHGLGIFTSSFHLSEIDVKEGTLVAKGDVIGKMGSTGYSTGPHLHFAIWKDGTFLNPWTFFEKDPVEFKEDGS, encoded by the coding sequence ATGAAAAAACTTACATTAGGACTTTGTCTTATTATTGGACTTGTCATAATTAGCATATGGATGCAAAACAAAAATAATTTAGATAATCAAGATAATTCTAAAGAGATGGATAATCTTCAATTTCAATTGATTATTGATGAAATCAGTACCTTAATTGTAAATGATGCTCCTCAAGATTTACCTATTTCTTATGAGCTCAATCAAACGACTGCTTATCCTGGGGATAGTTTTGCTATTTTAGTTACTGATGTGAAGGAAACTGAAAGTTTTACAGTCACCGCACCTTTTTACAATGAGGAACTTCACTTTTATCCTTATGAAGAGGGCTTTATCGGGATTATTCCTATATACGCTTGGACTACTCCTGGACAGTATACAATTCTGGCTTCTAACTCTAGAGATGAATTGGTGATTACTTTAAATGTTGAGATCTTAGCAAAAGAGTTTGATGTTCAATATTTAAAAGTAAAAGGGTCTACAGCCGCAATTAATACATCTGATAATTCAGCAAACGATCAAGTATATTTCGATGCTGCTAGAGCTAATCCTATTCAAGAAAAATTATGGGATGGGCCATTTATTCAACCAACTGATGGAAAAATATCAACAGATTATTGTGCAACACGGTATACAAATGATAATCCTACTCCCTCGAGACATCTTGCAATTGACATCGCTAATCAAACCGGCACACCAATAGTGGCTTCAAACCATGGTAAAGTTGTTTTAGCAAAAGAACTGATTATTACTGGTAATACAATTGTGATTGATCACGGATTAGGCATATTTACATCTTCCTTTCATCTCAGTGAAATAGATGTTAAAGAGGGTACCTTAGTAGCAAAAGGTGATGTAATTGGCAAAATGGGGTCTACTGGCTATTCTACTGGGCCGCATCTTCATTTTGCTATTTGGAAGGATGGTACATTTTTAAACCCTTGGACTTTTTTCGAGAAAGATCCTGTTGAATTTAAAGAAGATGGCTCCTAA